The following are encoded together in the Desulfococcus multivorans genome:
- a CDS encoding ATP-dependent 6-phosphofructokinase, with protein MSDFDTVDAVVPILGEPKLLTPLESRKLDGSRLFVSDEDRVVIEVDAGRLVETVSAGKTVSAFEMAGPRRKIYFDPSKLRCALVTCGGLCPGLNGIIRSVVLELYYGYEVRNIYGIRYGLQGFISEYGHDILELTPDMVGDIIGNGGSFLGSSRGPQDVEAIVDCLERMNVGILFMVGGDGTLMAATKISDVITRRRLKISVVGIPKTIDNDIHMVSRSFGFDTAVGLATQSIRAAHNEARGYPNGIGLIKLMGRHSGFIAATAALAQQDVNFVLVPEVDFDLDGSEGLLAALERRLFDRSHAVIVVAEGAGQKFFDASDRKDPSGNTKLQDIGMFLKERIVRYFDELKISVSLKYIDPSYIIRSLPANANDHVFCSFLGRNAVHAAMAGKTRLLIGHWNNHFVHIPMSASAGRRKQIDPNGRLWQSVLEATGQGSLKNP; from the coding sequence ATGAGCGATTTCGATACGGTGGACGCCGTTGTGCCGATCCTGGGAGAGCCAAAACTTCTCACACCCCTCGAGTCACGCAAGCTGGACGGTAGTCGCCTTTTTGTGAGCGATGAGGACCGGGTGGTCATCGAGGTCGATGCCGGACGCCTTGTCGAGACGGTCTCGGCCGGCAAGACGGTATCCGCGTTCGAGATGGCGGGTCCCCGTCGGAAAATCTATTTCGACCCCAGCAAACTGCGTTGCGCCTTGGTGACCTGCGGGGGGCTCTGTCCGGGATTGAACGGCATCATCCGGTCGGTGGTCCTGGAACTGTATTATGGATACGAGGTCCGCAATATCTACGGCATCCGCTATGGGCTTCAGGGCTTTATTTCCGAATACGGCCATGACATCCTGGAACTCACCCCGGACATGGTCGGCGACATCATCGGCAACGGCGGATCTTTTCTGGGCTCTTCCCGGGGACCCCAGGATGTGGAGGCCATTGTCGACTGCCTCGAGCGGATGAACGTCGGCATTCTGTTCATGGTGGGGGGGGACGGGACGTTGATGGCGGCAACGAAGATCAGTGACGTCATCACCCGACGGAGACTCAAGATCAGCGTGGTGGGGATTCCCAAAACCATCGACAACGACATCCATATGGTCTCCCGCTCCTTCGGGTTCGACACCGCCGTCGGTCTGGCCACCCAATCGATCAGAGCCGCTCATAACGAGGCCCGCGGTTATCCCAACGGTATTGGATTGATCAAGCTGATGGGCCGCCACTCGGGCTTTATCGCGGCCACGGCCGCCCTGGCCCAGCAGGATGTCAATTTTGTCCTGGTCCCCGAGGTCGACTTCGATCTGGACGGCTCTGAGGGGCTGCTGGCAGCCCTTGAACGGCGACTCTTCGACAGGAGCCATGCGGTTATCGTCGTGGCTGAGGGTGCCGGGCAGAAATTCTTCGACGCTTCCGACCGGAAAGACCCTTCGGGGAATACCAAGCTTCAGGATATCGGTATGTTTTTGAAGGAGCGGATTGTCAGATATTTCGACGAACTCAAGATATCCGTTTCCCTGAAGTACATCGATCCCAGCTACATCATTCGGAGCCTGCCGGCCAACGCCAACGATCATGTCTTCTGCAGCTTCCTGGGGCGGAACGCGGTGCATGCGGCCATGGCCGGCAAAACCCGGCTCCTGATCGGCCACTGGAACAACCATTTCGTCCATATCCCCATGTCGGCCTCCGCCGGGCGACGGAAGCAGATCGATCCCAACGGCCGTCTCTGGCAGAGTGTTCTGGAGGCGACAGGTCAGGGTTCCCTCAAGAATCCCTGA
- the glpK gene encoding glycerol kinase GlpK yields the protein MTRYIGSVDQGTTSTRCIIFDRDGRIVGIHQKEHKQIFPRPGWVEHDPLEIWENTQIVIRGALSAAGLSGEALAAIGITNQRETTMVWNRHTGIPYGNAVVWQCTRTHEICKALMRNQGQNRFRDRTGLPVATYFSGPKIQWILDNVPEARIAAEAGDALFGTMETWLIWHLTGGPAGGAHVTDVTNASRTLLMDLYTLKWDPAILEIMRIPDAMLPRIVSSSDPGIWGWTRPDGPLGASVPVCGALGDQQAALVGQTCFETGEAKNTYGTGCFLLMNTGHTPVPSRQGLITTLAYQFGKSRPVYCLEGSIAVAGALVQWIRDNLGLITTAAEIESLAGTVADNGGVYFVPAFSGLFAPYWRADARGAMVGLTRYANKGHIARAVLEANAYQTRDIVEAMARDSGIALSHLKVDGGMVANELLMAFQADILNVPVIRPRISETTALGAAYAAGLAVGFWPDLESLRRNWAEDRRWRPAMDEPTRERLYRQWKKAVERTFNWIE from the coding sequence ATGACGCGGTATATCGGATCCGTGGACCAAGGCACTACCAGCACGCGATGTATCATCTTCGACCGTGATGGTCGCATCGTCGGCATTCATCAAAAAGAACACAAGCAGATTTTTCCCCGACCCGGTTGGGTGGAGCATGATCCGCTGGAAATCTGGGAAAACACGCAGATCGTAATCCGTGGCGCTCTTTCCGCGGCCGGACTGTCGGGCGAAGCCCTTGCAGCCATCGGTATCACCAACCAGCGGGAAACCACGATGGTGTGGAACCGCCATACCGGCATACCCTACGGCAATGCCGTGGTATGGCAGTGCACCCGAACTCACGAGATCTGCAAAGCCCTCATGCGGAACCAGGGACAGAACCGGTTCCGCGACAGGACGGGTCTTCCCGTAGCCACCTATTTTTCCGGACCCAAGATACAGTGGATTCTCGACAACGTGCCCGAGGCCAGGATCGCCGCGGAGGCCGGTGACGCGCTTTTCGGAACCATGGAGACCTGGCTGATCTGGCACCTGACCGGGGGCCCGGCCGGCGGTGCCCATGTAACCGACGTGACCAACGCGAGCCGTACCTTGCTCATGGATCTCTACACCCTAAAATGGGACCCCGCGATTCTGGAGATCATGCGGATTCCCGACGCAATGCTGCCTCGGATCGTATCGTCCAGTGATCCCGGGATCTGGGGGTGGACCCGGCCGGACGGGCCCCTGGGCGCGTCGGTGCCTGTATGCGGTGCCCTGGGGGATCAGCAGGCGGCTCTGGTGGGGCAGACCTGCTTCGAGACGGGCGAAGCCAAGAACACATACGGCACCGGCTGTTTTCTTTTGATGAACACCGGCCATACGCCGGTGCCTTCCCGTCAGGGACTGATCACGACCCTTGCCTACCAGTTCGGTAAATCGCGTCCTGTCTACTGCCTTGAGGGCTCCATCGCCGTTGCCGGTGCCCTGGTCCAATGGATTCGGGACAACCTGGGTCTGATTACGACGGCGGCGGAGATCGAGTCTCTGGCCGGTACCGTTGCCGACAACGGAGGGGTCTATTTCGTCCCGGCTTTCTCCGGCCTTTTCGCGCCTTACTGGCGAGCCGATGCCCGGGGCGCCATGGTGGGCCTGACCCGGTATGCCAACAAGGGGCACATCGCCCGGGCGGTGCTCGAGGCCAACGCATACCAGACCCGGGACATTGTCGAGGCCATGGCCCGGGATTCCGGAATTGCCCTCTCCCATCTCAAGGTGGACGGCGGGATGGTGGCCAACGAACTTTTGATGGCGTTTCAGGCCGACATCCTGAACGTTCCGGTCATCCGCCCGAGGATTTCGGAAACCACTGCTCTGGGTGCCGCCTATGCGGCGGGGCTGGCCGTCGGTTTCTGGCCGGACCTGGAAAGCCTTCGACGCAATTGGGCCGAGGATCGGCGATGGCGGCCCGCCATGGATGAGCCTACCCGAGAGCGGTTGTACCGGCAGTGGAAAAAAGCCGTTGAGCGAACGTTTAACTGGATCGAATAG
- a CDS encoding DUF2339 domain-containing protein has translation MLFNIVLGAMGAFWGAALLSGPGGAVMGFAAGCLLAVTLRLRRRMGDLERRIALLERLNEPSPSTADAGFPAGDGLSTPMPGKSEHEADEREIQAEDGAAGTFAKVFPEEFPRIGGTPSSSAVPSTVEVWSVRIRAFFTEGNVVVRIGVIVLFFGVAFLLKYAAERNAFPVEFRLAVVAVGAIALLALGWRLRLRRSGYALILQGAAVGILYVTLFVAAKLYHLIPFPLALGFMVAVVALSGWLAVLQDAPSLAAFGAVGGFLAPILVSSGGGSHVMLFSYYLILNAGILGIAWFKAWRALNLIGFVFTFTIGSIWGRENYHPAYFGSTEPFLILFFLFYVAITVLFAHRQPLRLRGYVDGTLTFGVPIVVFALQARMVRGMDWGLAYSALTMGGFYIGLAALLWRRAIIGMRLLTEAFLALGVVFMSLAVPLALDGRWTAAAWALEGAALVWIGVRQNRTPVRCFGLLLQLGAGAAFFHALGQPTGRIPVLNGVCSGGLLISLAGLFSAAFLERHQGRLRRWERWLHFPMLIWGLAWWFGSGLNEISRRLSWKHERWASLTFAAFSFGGMGILCRRVAWPSLRYPAMFWLPLLGLLVGLRWTGSPNRHLFADGFGLPWVLALSVHLYLLRCFEGEWRSGFLTLWHLAGLLLTAFVLTWESAWAVHRVVEGGRVWWTIMWGITPGAAVWSLSARCRKPPWPIRRFPWAYLKAGPSLLAVFLLLWSLSTTVVTGDPAPLAYLPVLNPLEISQTFALTMILKWARNSQDNPQTALSDSAGPSASILRIIHGAVSLGVFVWLNGMTARTIHYFAGVPFTVSALYRSMPFQAAVAILWTLFALGAMVVGARRKQRAIWFTGAVLLGMVVLKLFFIDLGGSGTVARIVSFIAVGVLMLFIGYISPLPPRGKSRVRQPDESPTTRSV, from the coding sequence GTGCTGTTCAATATTGTTCTGGGGGCGATGGGCGCTTTTTGGGGAGCGGCGCTTCTGAGTGGTCCCGGAGGGGCGGTCATGGGCTTTGCCGCGGGTTGCCTCCTGGCCGTGACGCTTCGACTGAGGCGGCGTATGGGGGATCTGGAGCGGCGTATCGCCCTGCTGGAGCGTCTGAATGAGCCTTCTCCGTCTACCGCTGACGCCGGGTTTCCGGCCGGGGACGGTCTTTCGACACCGATGCCCGGGAAATCCGAACATGAAGCGGATGAGAGGGAAATACAGGCGGAAGACGGTGCGGCGGGAACGTTCGCGAAGGTCTTTCCGGAGGAGTTCCCTCGGATTGGCGGGACGCCCTCGTCCTCGGCCGTTCCCTCCACGGTCGAAGTATGGTCGGTAAGGATCAGGGCGTTTTTCACCGAAGGCAATGTCGTCGTCCGCATCGGGGTCATCGTGCTCTTTTTCGGCGTGGCGTTTCTCCTGAAGTATGCGGCGGAGCGGAACGCCTTTCCCGTGGAGTTCCGTCTGGCCGTCGTCGCCGTCGGCGCCATTGCGCTTCTCGCCCTGGGGTGGCGGCTTCGTCTGCGACGGTCCGGGTACGCCTTGATTCTTCAGGGTGCGGCGGTGGGGATTCTCTACGTCACTCTCTTTGTCGCCGCCAAGCTCTATCATCTTATTCCGTTCCCCCTGGCCCTGGGGTTCATGGTGGCCGTGGTTGCGCTCTCCGGTTGGCTTGCCGTATTGCAGGACGCGCCATCCCTGGCCGCTTTCGGAGCCGTCGGCGGATTCCTGGCGCCGATTCTGGTCTCTTCGGGCGGCGGCAGTCACGTCATGCTCTTCTCCTATTACCTGATCCTTAACGCCGGAATCCTGGGGATTGCCTGGTTCAAGGCCTGGCGGGCCCTCAATCTCATCGGATTTGTCTTTACCTTCACCATCGGATCAATCTGGGGCCGCGAGAACTATCATCCCGCTTATTTCGGATCCACAGAGCCCTTTCTCATCCTTTTTTTTCTGTTCTATGTCGCCATCACGGTGCTTTTTGCCCATCGTCAGCCGCTCCGGCTGAGAGGATACGTGGACGGTACCCTGACCTTCGGCGTCCCCATCGTTGTCTTTGCCCTCCAGGCTCGCATGGTGCGCGGGATGGACTGGGGCCTCGCCTACAGTGCGCTCACCATGGGCGGATTTTATATCGGCCTTGCTGCACTGCTGTGGCGTCGGGCAATCATCGGCATGCGGCTTTTAACCGAAGCGTTTCTCGCCCTCGGGGTGGTGTTCATGAGCCTGGCCGTCCCCTTGGCCCTGGACGGCCGATGGACAGCGGCGGCATGGGCGCTCGAAGGCGCAGCCCTCGTCTGGATCGGCGTGCGGCAGAACCGTACTCCCGTCCGCTGTTTCGGACTGCTGCTGCAACTGGGCGCCGGGGCGGCTTTTTTCCATGCTCTCGGACAGCCGACAGGACGGATCCCGGTATTGAACGGCGTTTGTTCAGGCGGTCTTCTCATCAGCCTCGCAGGCCTGTTTTCCGCCGCGTTTCTCGAACGCCACCAAGGCCGTCTTCGGAGATGGGAACGCTGGTTGCATTTTCCCATGCTGATCTGGGGCCTCGCCTGGTGGTTCGGGAGCGGCCTGAACGAGATCTCGCGCCGTCTGTCCTGGAAGCACGAACGGTGGGCATCACTCACCTTTGCCGCCTTCAGCTTCGGCGGAATGGGTATCTTATGCCGTCGCGTCGCCTGGCCGTCTCTCAGGTACCCGGCGATGTTCTGGCTTCCGCTTCTTGGGCTTCTCGTCGGACTTCGATGGACCGGATCTCCGAACCGGCATCTCTTCGCAGACGGTTTCGGGTTGCCCTGGGTTCTCGCCCTGTCGGTCCACCTGTATCTCCTTCGATGTTTTGAAGGGGAATGGCGAAGCGGCTTCCTGACGCTGTGGCATCTGGCCGGTCTCCTGCTGACGGCCTTCGTGCTGACATGGGAGAGCGCCTGGGCTGTTCATCGGGTTGTGGAAGGCGGACGGGTGTGGTGGACGATCATGTGGGGCATCACTCCCGGCGCGGCTGTCTGGAGCCTGTCCGCCCGTTGCCGAAAGCCGCCCTGGCCGATCCGTCGGTTCCCATGGGCCTATCTCAAAGCCGGACCGTCGCTTCTCGCGGTTTTCCTTCTCCTATGGTCCCTTTCGACCACCGTCGTCACGGGCGATCCGGCGCCTCTCGCCTATCTTCCCGTCCTGAATCCCCTGGAGATATCGCAGACCTTCGCCTTGACCATGATCCTCAAATGGGCCCGGAACTCGCAGGATAACCCCCAAACGGCGCTGTCCGATTCGGCGGGGCCGTCGGCGTCAATCCTCCGGATAATCCATGGAGCCGTATCTCTCGGGGTATTTGTCTGGCTCAACGGGATGACCGCTCGGACGATACACTATTTTGCGGGGGTGCCGTTTACGGTATCAGCTCTTTATCGATCGATGCCGTTCCAGGCTGCCGTCGCGATCCTGTGGACCCTATTTGCCCTGGGGGCCATGGTTGTGGGAGCTCGCCGGAAACAGCGCGCGATATGGTTTACCGGGGCAGTTCTGCTGGGGATGGTGGTTCTCAAACTGTTCTTCATCGATCTGGGCGGCAGCGGAACCGTTGCCCGGATCGTGTCGTTCATCGCCGTCGGTGTGCTGATGCTGTTCATCGGCTACATATCCCCTCTGCCGCCCCGAGGGAAATCCCGGGTCAGGCAACCGGATGAATCCCCTACGACACGGAGTGTTTGA
- a CDS encoding alpha/beta hydrolase, producing MISSVLWIFSLYLVYCVMLFLFQRQIIFPAGMAGPAPGPAAVPGLDIVWFDLDGNRVGAWYLPPADDPKQKRRPVVIFAHGNAELIDGCLEEFSAFTQLGLGLLLVEYPGYGRSRGRPSQAGIDAVYTAAYDWLAARPDVDPHRIVLAGRSLGSGVACQLAAKRSSAAMILISSFTSVRSFAGRYGVPAFLVRDPFDNLAAIRTYPKPLLVFHGLRDDVIPFVHGLDIAAAAPLGRIIRWECAHNDCPPDRRAFFKDIAVFLRDAGVLTTSRGRTIRQGFLREP from the coding sequence ATGATATCATCAGTCTTGTGGATTTTTTCTCTATATCTCGTTTACTGCGTCATGCTGTTCCTTTTCCAGCGCCAGATCATATTTCCGGCAGGAATGGCAGGTCCGGCACCCGGCCCCGCGGCCGTTCCCGGCCTCGACATCGTCTGGTTCGACCTCGACGGCAACCGGGTCGGGGCATGGTACCTGCCCCCGGCGGACGACCCGAAACAGAAGCGCCGACCCGTCGTGATCTTCGCCCACGGCAATGCGGAGCTGATCGATGGGTGTCTGGAGGAGTTCAGTGCCTTCACACAATTGGGACTGGGACTTTTGCTGGTGGAATACCCGGGATATGGACGGTCCCGCGGCAGGCCCTCCCAGGCCGGCATCGATGCGGTTTACACGGCGGCCTACGATTGGCTCGCAGCGCGGCCCGACGTCGATCCCCACCGAATCGTCCTCGCCGGTCGTTCCCTGGGAAGCGGTGTCGCCTGTCAATTGGCGGCAAAGCGGTCGTCGGCCGCCATGATCCTCATATCCAGCTTCACCAGCGTCCGCTCTTTTGCCGGAAGATATGGCGTGCCGGCATTCCTGGTCCGGGATCCTTTTGACAATCTGGCGGCAATCCGTACCTACCCCAAACCGCTGCTCGTCTTCCACGGCCTCCGGGATGACGTCATCCCCTTTGTCCACGGCCTGGATATCGCCGCTGCAGCTCCCCTGGGACGGATCATCCGATGGGAATGCGCCCACAACGACTGCCCCCCGGACCGTCGGGCCTTTTTCAAAGATATAGCCGTCTTTCTTCGAGATGCGGGCGTTCTCACGACATCCCGGGGACGGACGATACGTCAGGGATTCTTGAGGGAACCCTGA
- a CDS encoding glycerol-3-phosphate dehydrogenase/oxidase, with the protein MNRDDMLKRIRRRETEWDFIIVGGGATGLGTAIDGASRGYQVLLIEQSDFAKGTSSRSTKLVHGGVRYLQQGNISLVLEALKERGLMRRNAPHLVHNLPFVVPNYDWWEGPFYGIGLKVYDMLAGRHGFGHSKGLSKEKTLEFIPTLEPKGLRGGVIYYDGQFDDARLAVNMAQTAVEQGGTVVNYMRVESLVKSGEMVRGVRARDLETGELYELTAKVVINATGVFSDGLRKMDDPEAPDIITPSQGVHIVLDRSFLPGDTAIMVPHTDDGRVLFAIPWKHRVVVGTTDTEMTEATLDPCPLPEEIDFLLAHAARYLTQDPTREDILSTFAGLRPLVSLGSHENTAAISRDHTLNISRSGLLTITGGKWTTYRKMAEETVDQAILLAQLQERPSVTRDLNIHGFHQNAVQFGHLAVYGADARSVREVLGEDTRYAKPLHPDHPYLAGEVVWAVRREMARTVEDFLSRRRRVLPTDARASIEMAPAVATLMARELGRDSRWADDQTTAFEDLARGYLADGRCRLKTKNSGEIPS; encoded by the coding sequence ATGAACCGGGACGACATGCTGAAAAGAATTCGGCGGCGGGAAACGGAATGGGACTTCATCATTGTCGGCGGAGGCGCCACTGGTCTGGGAACCGCCATTGACGGGGCGTCCCGGGGATATCAGGTCCTGCTGATCGAACAGAGCGATTTTGCCAAGGGAACCTCCAGTCGGAGCACCAAGCTGGTCCATGGAGGGGTTCGCTACCTTCAGCAGGGAAATATCTCTCTCGTTCTGGAGGCCTTGAAGGAGCGGGGACTGATGCGGCGGAACGCTCCCCATCTCGTCCATAACCTGCCTTTTGTCGTGCCCAACTATGACTGGTGGGAGGGGCCTTTTTACGGCATCGGTCTCAAGGTTTACGACATGCTGGCCGGTCGACACGGTTTCGGCCATTCCAAAGGTCTTTCCAAGGAGAAAACCCTTGAATTCATCCCCACACTGGAACCCAAGGGCTTGCGGGGAGGCGTTATCTACTATGACGGCCAGTTCGACGATGCCCGACTGGCCGTCAACATGGCCCAGACCGCGGTGGAACAGGGTGGTACGGTGGTCAACTATATGCGGGTGGAGTCCCTTGTCAAATCGGGCGAAATGGTGCGAGGGGTACGTGCCCGGGATCTGGAGACCGGGGAACTTTACGAACTGACGGCAAAGGTCGTCATCAACGCCACCGGCGTCTTCTCCGACGGTCTGAGAAAAATGGACGATCCTGAGGCCCCTGACATCATCACCCCCAGTCAGGGCGTCCATATCGTTCTGGACAGATCGTTTCTGCCGGGGGATACGGCCATCATGGTGCCCCACACCGACGATGGTCGCGTCCTTTTCGCCATTCCATGGAAGCACCGCGTCGTGGTGGGCACTACGGATACCGAGATGACCGAGGCGACCCTGGATCCCTGCCCCTTGCCGGAGGAGATCGATTTTCTGTTAGCCCATGCGGCGCGTTATCTGACCCAGGACCCGACTCGGGAGGACATCCTGAGCACCTTTGCCGGTCTCCGGCCCCTCGTGAGCCTGGGGAGCCACGAGAACACCGCCGCCATTTCCCGGGACCACACTCTCAACATATCCCGGTCAGGGCTTCTCACCATCACCGGCGGCAAATGGACCACCTACAGAAAAATGGCCGAGGAGACGGTGGACCAGGCGATCCTGCTGGCGCAGCTCCAGGAGCGGCCTTCTGTCACGAGAGACCTCAACATCCACGGATTTCATCAAAATGCTGTCCAGTTCGGCCATCTGGCCGTGTATGGCGCCGACGCCCGGTCGGTCCGGGAGGTGCTGGGAGAGGATACCCGGTACGCCAAGCCCCTTCACCCCGACCATCCTTACCTGGCCGGAGAGGTCGTCTGGGCGGTCCGTCGTGAAATGGCGCGAACGGTGGAGGATTTCCTCTCGCGCCGCCGCCGGGTGCTTCCCACCGACGCCCGGGCGAGCATCGAGATGGCGCCCGCGGTCGCAACCTTGATGGCTCGGGAGCTGGGGCGTGACAGCCGCTGGGCCGACGATCAGACGACGGCCTTCGAAGACCTGGCCCGGGGGTATTTGGCTGACGGCCGATGCCGCCTGAAAACGAAAAACAGCGGAGAAATCCCCTCCTGA
- a CDS encoding DUF2959 domain-containing protein gives MMRTVTPIHRKRAFNGFLAILLFIALTACQSAYYAAWESLGKEKRHLLKDEVENVRADQKKTSEEFKDVLTRIKALYGFDGGDLEDAYEKLKDDYDDCRIRANALSNRIDQVERIAGDLFDEWKTEIEEIENPKFRRESREKLAASQRRYKTLRTAMRRSESSMTPVLKSLNDYVLYLKHNLNAMAVGALKSEVDSIELDVHRLVADMNRSIEEADAFLKTL, from the coding sequence ATGATGCGGACGGTAACACCGATTCATCGGAAAAGAGCCTTCAATGGTTTCCTTGCGATCCTTCTCTTCATCGCGCTCACGGCCTGTCAATCCGCCTATTATGCCGCGTGGGAGTCCCTGGGAAAAGAAAAGCGGCATCTCTTGAAAGACGAGGTTGAAAACGTCCGGGCCGATCAGAAAAAAACCTCCGAGGAGTTCAAGGACGTCCTCACCCGGATCAAGGCGCTCTATGGATTTGACGGTGGAGATCTCGAAGACGCCTATGAAAAATTAAAGGACGACTACGATGACTGCCGCATTCGTGCCAACGCCCTGAGTAACCGTATCGACCAGGTCGAACGCATCGCGGGCGACCTTTTCGACGAATGGAAAACAGAAATCGAGGAGATCGAGAACCCGAAATTCAGACGGGAGAGCCGGGAAAAGCTGGCGGCTTCCCAGCGCCGATACAAAACGCTACGCACCGCCATGCGCCGGTCCGAATCCAGCATGACACCCGTTCTCAAAAGCCTGAACGACTATGTCCTCTATCTGAAACACAACCTGAACGCCATGGCCGTCGGCGCCCTGAAAAGCGAAGTGGACAGCATCGAACTGGATGTTCATCGCCTCGTTGCCGATATGAACCGGTCCATCGAGGAGGCCGACGCCTTTCTGAAAACCCTCTGA
- a CDS encoding DUF2780 domain-containing protein — translation MKSLRNTIVVLGILLCGVTGANAEDSALVDLLTRQLGVSTVQAEGGAGAIFKAAKERLSPTEYTQVSDAIPEATSLLDAAPKPRTDNGIGGSMGGVTSALGGKGSSLGGTAKAVGSMGALSESFSSLGMTPDMAGKFIPVVLDYAKSKGGSTVMNLLKNALM, via the coding sequence ATGAAATCATTACGAAACACGATTGTCGTTTTGGGAATCCTACTTTGCGGCGTCACCGGGGCAAATGCCGAAGACAGCGCTCTCGTCGATCTGTTGACCCGTCAACTCGGCGTCTCGACCGTTCAGGCCGAAGGAGGCGCCGGAGCCATTTTCAAGGCTGCCAAAGAAAGACTCAGCCCCACCGAATACACCCAGGTGAGCGATGCGATACCCGAGGCGACAAGCCTTCTGGACGCGGCACCCAAGCCCAGAACCGACAACGGCATAGGTGGGTCGATGGGCGGCGTCACTTCCGCCTTGGGTGGAAAGGGATCGAGCCTCGGCGGCACTGCCAAAGCCGTGGGGAGCATGGGTGCGCTTTCCGAAAGCTTCTCGAGTCTGGGCATGACTCCGGACATGGCCGGTAAATTCATACCTGTCGTTCTCGATTACGCCAAATCCAAGGGCGGCAGTACGGTGATGAACCTGCTGAAAAACGCCCTGATGTAA
- a CDS encoding DUF3999 domain-containing protein, which produces MRSIVTIRLCGLVLFFVLLPIPAVSAPLKAADFAYGIRLDPVTGGAVYRLYLPEAVHRSVVRQDLGDLRVFNERGEIIPHILRRPEESGLMETDVLALPFFPVDGPEKEMGVGFSIDITTDAKGAVLNARTRGVTGDGLEKAAYLIDAGKLDRPPDRLRLDWQGPDDSFVGKVSLLSSDDLDHWRMLASGVTLAALRHGKHLLRRDTIFIPEPPGRFITILWPRNARETILTRVEALVPKASTTAPRRHLKVPFSVAAGDSGAYVADLGGFFLVDRLNLLFGEPNSLTAGRFCSRSDTHGAWQQRFEGLFYDLSIDGTRFVNDAAVVGSVMDRWWRFEAVSRNGGMGERPPVLSVGWVPMELVFLARGDGPFTLAYGHAAVAPFDLDRHPLVHLLMREKNDVLIRQIAAGPPFSLQGESARVPKKPFPWKKWILWGVLSISVVLLGVMARGLYRQMNPPPGS; this is translated from the coding sequence ATGCGATCCATCGTTACGATCCGTCTCTGCGGCCTGGTCCTGTTTTTCGTGCTGTTGCCCATTCCCGCCGTATCGGCCCCCCTGAAAGCCGCCGATTTTGCCTACGGCATTCGCCTCGATCCCGTCACAGGCGGGGCTGTTTATCGCCTTTACCTGCCCGAGGCCGTTCACCGTAGCGTCGTTCGGCAGGATCTGGGGGACCTTCGGGTTTTCAACGAACGGGGCGAGATCATCCCTCATATCCTTCGGCGCCCGGAGGAGAGTGGCCTGATGGAAACAGACGTTCTGGCCCTGCCTTTTTTCCCGGTGGATGGACCGGAAAAGGAGATGGGGGTCGGATTTTCCATCGATATCACAACGGACGCCAAGGGCGCTGTCCTGAATGCCCGGACCCGCGGCGTGACGGGGGATGGTTTGGAAAAAGCGGCTTACCTCATCGATGCCGGGAAATTGGACCGCCCGCCGGATCGGTTGAGACTGGACTGGCAAGGGCCGGACGACAGTTTTGTGGGAAAGGTGTCGCTTCTGTCGAGCGACGATCTGGATCATTGGCGGATGCTGGCCTCCGGGGTTACCCTGGCGGCTCTCAGACACGGGAAGCATCTCCTCAGGCGGGACACCATCTTCATTCCCGAACCGCCGGGGCGTTTTATCACCATCCTGTGGCCCCGGAACGCTCGGGAAACAATTCTGACCCGGGTGGAGGCGCTTGTTCCAAAGGCTTCCACGACAGCACCCCGTCGGCATCTCAAGGTGCCCTTTTCCGTCGCAGCCGGGGACTCCGGCGCTTATGTAGCCGACCTTGGCGGATTTTTTTTGGTTGACCGCCTGAATCTGCTGTTCGGCGAGCCCAACAGCCTGACCGCCGGTCGGTTTTGTTCCCGGAGCGACACCCATGGCGCATGGCAGCAGCGTTTCGAAGGACTTTTCTACGACCTCAGCATCGACGGTACCCGCTTTGTCAATGACGCCGCCGTCGTCGGCAGCGTTATGGACCGGTGGTGGCGGTTCGAGGCGGTTTCCCGGAACGGCGGCATGGGCGAAAGGCCGCCGGTGCTGTCGGTGGGATGGGTCCCCATGGAGTTGGTTTTTCTGGCTCGGGGAGATGGACCGTTTACCCTGGCCTACGGCCATGCGGCAGTGGCGCCTTTTGACCTGGATCGCCATCCGCTCGTTCATTTGTTGATGCGTGAAAAAAATGACGTCCTGATCCGACAGATTGCGGCGGGTCCTCCATTCTCCCTGCAGGGCGAATCGGCCCGGGTTCCAAAAAAGCCGTTCCCCTGGAAAAAATGGATTCTCTGGGGCGTTCTGAGTATATCGGTGGTGCTTCTGGGTGTCATGGCCCGGGGGCTCTATCGTCAAATGAACCCACCGCCGGGTTCATGA